GAACCGAGGTTTTTAAGATGAAATTCTTGGTAGTGGTTGAAAAATATGCTACACTAACAATATGAAAATTTTAATCCCAACAGCCAAAGAAATGAACACAGACCATCCTTATATTGAAGCGCTCCCTTTGAGGGAAGAAAGTCAGGCAGTCCTTGACTCACTGGCGCACTACTCAGCTAGTGAATTAGAAAGTTTTTATAAGGCATCTGCCGAGAAAGCAGAAGAAGAGTACGGCCATATTCAAGCTTTAAAAGACTACAGGGCTAAACATTATCCAGCCTTGAAACTTTTCGATGGTCTCATGTATCGTCACATCAAACGAAATGGGTTAACCGAGGCTGAACAAACCTATCTTGAAAATCATGTCCTGATTACCTCGGCTTTATACGGTGTTGTCCCAGCCTTGTCGCCTATGGCTCCTCACCGTTTGGACTTCTTGATGAAGTTAAAAGTAGCTGGAAAAACCCTAAAGAGTCATTGGAAATCAGCCTATGATGAGTCCCTACAGGATGAGGACATGATATTTTCTCTCTTGTCATCAGAGTTTGAAACTGTATTTTCTAAGGAAATCAGAGAAAAGATGGTGACCTTCAAATTTATGGAGGACAAGGCAGGTCAGCTGAAGATCCACTCAACTATTTCAAAAAAAGCCCGTGGTGCCTTTTTGACCGCCTTGATAGAAGGACAAGTTCAAACAGTCGAACAAGCTCGCCAGCTCAGTTTTGCAGGTTTTGACTACCAACCTGATTTATCCAGTAACTTAGAACTCGTCTTTGTGAAACTAGCATAAAACCAGCTCATTCGAGCTGGTTTTTGCTGGATTAGTTAATGGCTGCAAGAAGGTCGTCAGCTTGTTTGGCAAGTGATGAAGCAGTTGCTTCTTCTAATACCAATTTTCCGTCTGCCCAAGCAGAGTCATTGACACGAGCAGCTGTAAAGTCACCAACGACTTGTGTACGGATAAATGGCAAGAGGTCTTTGTAAATAGCAAAGAGTTGATCGTGACCGGCATTGGCTACAGATGAGACAGTAACAAACTTGTCTTGGAGGGCAGAAGCACCACGTGTATCAGACAAGTCAAGGGCACGAGAGAGCCAGTCAAGCAAATTTTTCACTGTTCCAGGGATAGAGAAGTTGTAGGCTGGAGAGAAGATCCAGATAGCATCCGCAGCAAGAACTTCTTCACGAGCAGCAGCTACAGCTGGATGAGTTGGAACTTCCAAATCTTGGCT
This Streptococcus oralis DNA region includes the following protein-coding sequences:
- the yaaA gene encoding peroxide stress protein YaaA, whose translation is MKILIPTAKEMNTDHPYIEALPLREESQAVLDSLAHYSASELESFYKASAEKAEEEYGHIQALKDYRAKHYPALKLFDGLMYRHIKRNGLTEAEQTYLENHVLITSALYGVVPALSPMAPHRLDFLMKLKVAGKTLKSHWKSAYDESLQDEDMIFSLLSSEFETVFSKEIREKMVTFKFMEDKAGQLKIHSTISKKARGAFLTALIEGQVQTVEQARQLSFAGFDYQPDLSSNLELVFVKLA
- a CDS encoding NADPH-dependent FMN reductase, whose amino-acid sequence is MSKKVLFIVGSLRQGSFNHQMALEAEKALAGKAEVSYLDYSAVPLFSQDLEVPTHPAVAAAREEVLAADAIWIFSPAYNFSIPGTVKNLLDWLSRALDLSDTRGASALQDKFVTVSSVANAGHDQLFAIYKDLLPFIRTQVVGDFTAARVNDSAWADGKLVLEEATASSLAKQADDLLAAIN